One Coffea arabica cultivar ET-39 chromosome 5e, Coffea Arabica ET-39 HiFi, whole genome shotgun sequence DNA segment encodes these proteins:
- the LOC140006578 gene encoding uncharacterized protein isoform X1 produces MGRNRVYGSLEEARAEKNRRSREQRAAARRGTKNDAPLGVCTLAVTAFNIHDRNAVNQPNMGVVESSLGSGSVLSFAENNAEHFRAENQGDVSRSAGNGASEVPTTNSDAGESSLHRRRRRTRRSVTNPLTTIITEPAVLLSDAEQFPTACLCLF; encoded by the exons ATGGGTCGAAATAGAGTATATGGAAGTTTGGAAGAGGCTCGTGCTGAGAAAAATCGAAGGAGCCGCGAGCAACGTGCTGCTGCTCGGCGTGGGACAAAGAATGATGCGCCATTAGGAGTGTGTACATTAGCTGTCACAGCTTTTAATATACATGACCGAAATGCTGTGAATCAGCCAAATATGGGTGTCGTTGAATCTTCATTAGGTTCGGGCTCAGTATTGTCATTTGCAGAGAACAATGCAGAGCACTTTCGAGCT GAAAATCAAGGAGATGTATCTAGGTCTGCTGGTAATGGTGCTAGCGAGGTTCCAACGACTAATTCAGATGCTGGTGAATCATCTTTGCATAGGCGACGTCGGCGTACAAGACGCTCTGTGACTAATCCATTGACCACAATAATTACAGAGCCTGCAGTATTGCTTAGTGATGCAGAGCAATTTCCAACCGCATGTTTGTGCTTATTTTGA
- the LOC140006577 gene encoding L-ascorbate oxidase homolog: MKTGRWFAVALVMLLVLLLGDCIIAEDPYRFFTWNVTYGDIYPLGVKQQGILINGQFPGPAIESVTNDNLIINVFNNLDEPFLISWNGLEQRRNSWQDGVWGTNCPIPPGKNYTYALQVKDQIGSYFYFPSLAFHKAAGGFGGIKIASRSVIPLPFAPPAGDYTILAGDWFNQSHNDLKAILDSGHNLPFPNGLLINGRGTNGYVFTVEHGKTYRFRISNVGLTTSINFRIQGHKMVLVEVEGTHTLQNTYDSLDIHLGQSYSVLVTADQPIQDYYIAASTRFTPQVLTATSVLRYSNSQRSVSGPPPGGPTIEVNWSLNQARSLRRNLTASGPRPNPQGSYHYGLINTTRTIRLANSAPIINGKQRYAVNSVSFIPADTPVKLADYFNIPGVFGQSNIPQNPTGGGAYLQTSVMAAEYRGYAEIVFENSEDTLQSWHIDGHHFFVVGMDGGEWTPASRFVYNLRDTVSRSTVQVYPKSWTAVYMPLDNAGMWNVRSQDWARQYLGQQFYLRIFSPANSWRDENPIPTNALLCGRAVGHKA; the protein is encoded by the exons ATGAAGACCGGGAGGTGGTTCGCGGTGGCTTTGGTGATGCTGCTAGTTTTGTTACTAGGGGACTGCATTATTGCAGAAGATCCATACAGATTCTTTACATGGAATGTAACATATGGTGATATTTATCCTCTAGGTGTCAAGCAACAG GGTATACTGATAAATGGGCAGTTTCCAGGGCCAGCAATTGAGTCAGTGACCAATGACAACTTGATAATCAATGTCTTCAACAATCTGGATGAACCCTTTCTCATTTCTTG GAATGGTTTAGAGCAGAGGAGGAATTCATGGCAAGATGGAGTCTGGGGCACAAATTGTCCCATTCCACCAGGCAAGAATTACACTTATGCTCTGCAAGTCAAGGATCAGATTGGTAGCTACTTCTACTTTCCCTCCCTTGCTTTCCACAAGGCTGCAGGAGGATTTGGTGGCATCAAAATCGCCAGCCGTTCTGTAATCCCCCTTCCTTTTGCTCCCCCTGCTGGAGACTACACTATACTTGCAGGAGATTGGTTCAACCAAAGCCACAAT GATTTGAAAGCCATTCTGGATAGTGGCCATAATCTTCCCTTTCCTAATGGGCTTCTCATCAATGGACGTGGTACTAATGGTTATGTGTTCACAGTGGAACATG GGAAGACCTACAGGTTTAGGATATCCAATGTTGGACttactacttccataaactTCAGAATCCAGGGGCACAAAATGGTTCTAGTTGAGGTAGAAGGCACTCATACATTGCAAAATACTTATGATTCCCTTGATATTCATCTTGGCCAGTCTTACTCTGTGCTGGTCACAGCTGATCAGCCTATACAAGATTACTACATTGCTGCCTCAACGCGTTTCACACCCCAAGTGCTCACAGCTACATCTGTCCTTCGGTACAGCAACTCGCAGAGAAGTGTTTCTGGTCCTCCTCCTGGTGGACCAACAATTGAGGTGAACTGGTCTTTAAATCAGGCCAGATCACTGAG GCGGAACTTAACAGCTAGCGGACCAAGACCAAATCCCCAGGGCTCTTACCACTATGGATTGATCAACACAACGCGTACAATCAGACTTGCAAACTCTGCCCCAATCATCAATGGGAAACAGAGATATGCCGTTAATAGTGTCTCCTTCATTCCAGCAGACACACCGGTTAAACTAGCTGACTATTTCAACATTCCAGGGGTCTTCGGCCAGAGCAATATCCCTCAGAACCCCACTGGAGGTGGTGCTTATCTCCAGACATCCGTGATGGCTGCTGAATACCGCGGTTATGCTGAGATTGTATTTGAGAATTCTGAAGACACTCTTCAGTCTTGGCATATTGATGGCCATCACTTCTTTGTTGTGGG GATGGACGGAGGGGAGTGGACGCCTGCAAGCAGATTTGTTTACAACCTTAGAGACACGGTATCTCGGTCCACTGTTCAG GTATATCCCAAATCTTGGACTGCAGTTTACATGCCTCTGGACAATGCAGGAATGTGGAATGTAAGATCTCAAGACTGGGCTCGTCAGTACTTGGGACAACAATTCTACCTTCGAATATTTTCTCCTGCAAATTCTTGGAGAGACGAAAATCCAATCCCAACTAATGCTCTCCTTTGTGGTCGGGCAGTAGGCCATAAAGCTTAG
- the LOC113687724 gene encoding polyneuridine-aldehyde esterase produces the protein MDVAINVKQQKHFVLVHGACHGAWCWYKLKPLLESAGQRVTAIDLSASGINPKRLEEVYTLEDYSSPLLELIASIPPNEKVVLVGHSYGGMNLALAMENYPEKISVAIFVTALVPDIVRPLSYPLEQFFAGETPEMELDREVSPYGAPEKGGKSLHFGPIYLSTRLYELCSVEDLELAKSLARPTLLLVDDLGKEKPFSAEKYGSVKRAYILCKEDKTISLDIQRSQIENIGMTEVKEIKDAGHMVMLSKPQELCQNLLEIAQKYT, from the exons ATGGATGTTGCCATTAATGTTAAGCAACAGAAGCATTTTGTTCTTGTACATGGTGCATGCCATGGAGCTTGGTGCTGGTACAAGCTCAAGCCCCTGCTGGAGTCTGCTGGACAAAGGGTCACAGCCATAGATCTGTCAGCCTCCGGGATCAATCCAAAAAGGTTAGAAGAGGTTTACACGCTCGAGGATTACAGCTCGCCACTGTTGGAGCTCATAGCTTCAATTCCTCCCAATGAGAAGGTTGTTCTAGTTGGCCATAGTTATGGTGGTATGAACTTGGCTCTTGCCATGGAAAATTACCCTGAAAAGATCTCAGTTGCTATTTTTGTCACGGCCCTTGTGCCTGATATTGTTCGTCCACTATCCTATCCTCTGGAACAG TTTTTTGCTGGTGAAACTCCAGAAATGGAACTGGACAGGGAGGTTTCCCCCTATGGTGCCCCAGAAAAGGGGGGAAAATCTTTGCATTTTGGCCCCATATATTTGTCAACCAGACTTTACGAGCTTTGTTCCGTCGAG GATCTTGAATTGGCAAAGTCGTTGGCTAGGCCAACCTTGCTTTTGGTAGATGATTTGGGAAAGGAAAAACCATTTTCAGCTGAGAAATATGGTTCAGTCAAACGAGCTTATATCTTATGCAAGGAAGATAAAACAATTTCTTTAGACATTCAGCGTTCGCAAATTGAAAATATTGGGATGACAGAAGTGAAAGAGATCAAAGATGCAGGCCACATGGTAATGTTGTCGAAGCCCCAAGAACTTTGTCAAAATCTCCTTGAGATAGCTCAGAAGTACACTTAA
- the LOC140006578 gene encoding uncharacterized protein isoform X2 produces the protein MGRNRVYGSLEEARAEKNRRSREQRAAARRGTKNDAPLGVCTLAVTAFNIHDRNAVNQPNMGVVESSLGSGSVLSFAENNAEHFRAENQGDVSRSAGNGASEVPTTNSDAGESSLHRRRRRTRRSVTNPLTTIITEPAVLLSDAEQFPTA, from the exons ATGGGTCGAAATAGAGTATATGGAAGTTTGGAAGAGGCTCGTGCTGAGAAAAATCGAAGGAGCCGCGAGCAACGTGCTGCTGCTCGGCGTGGGACAAAGAATGATGCGCCATTAGGAGTGTGTACATTAGCTGTCACAGCTTTTAATATACATGACCGAAATGCTGTGAATCAGCCAAATATGGGTGTCGTTGAATCTTCATTAGGTTCGGGCTCAGTATTGTCATTTGCAGAGAACAATGCAGAGCACTTTCGAGCT GAAAATCAAGGAGATGTATCTAGGTCTGCTGGTAATGGTGCTAGCGAGGTTCCAACGACTAATTCAGATGCTGGTGAATCATCTTTGCATAGGCGACGTCGGCGTACAAGACGCTCTGTGACTAATCCATTGACCACAATAATTACAGAGCCTGCAGTATTGCTTAGTGATGCAGAGCAATTTCCAACCGCAT ga
- the LOC113687410 gene encoding uncharacterized protein, whose amino-acid sequence MGSPSRKCFFVFLLLLSIVLDLSITTAGDAKVEKQWGEDGCGIGRRGCGSRGREGRGLGGVGGGFGGGGGGGIGGGAGKGGGFGAGGGVGGGAGGGIGGGGGFGGGKGGGVGGGAGEGGGFGAGGGVGGGAGGGVGGGGGFGGGKGGGVGGGAGKGGGFGAGGGVGGGAGGGGGFGGGKGGGIGGGVGKGGGFGAGGGVGGGAGGGVGGGGGFGGGKGGGVGGGAGKGGGFGAGGGVGGGAGGGGGFGGGEGGGVGGGAGKGGGFGAGGGVGGGAGGGVGGGGGFGGGKGGGVGGGVGKGGGFGAGGGVGGGAGGGGGFGSGGGGGIGGGSGHGGGLGAGGGAGGGLGGGAGGGGGAGGGEGGGVGGGEGGGVGGGFGHGGGVGAGGGVGGGIGGGAGGGSGHGGGFGAGGGVGGGAGGGVGGGGGFGGGGGGGGN is encoded by the coding sequence ATGGGTTCTCCTTCTAGAAAATGCTTTTTtgtgtttcttcttctcttgaGCATTGTCTTAGACTTGAGCATAACAACTGCTGGTGATGCCAAAGTTGAGAAACAATGGGGGGAAGATGGTTGTGGAATTGGTAGGAGAGGCTGTGGTAGTAGGGGAAGGGAAGGACGAGGGTTAGGTGGAGTTGGAGGAGGTTTTggaggtggtggaggtggaggaATTGGTGGTGGTGCAGGAAAAGGTGGAGGGTTTGGAGCAGGAGGTGGTGTTGGTGGTGGTGCCGGGGGTGGAATAGGTGGCGGAGGAGGTTTTGGAGGTGGTAAAGGTGGAGGAGTTGGTGGTGGTGCTGGTGAAGGTGGAGGGTTTGGAGCCGGAGGCGGTGTTGGTGGTGGTGCTGGGGGTGGAGTAGGCGGTGGAGGAGGTTTTGGAGGTGGTAAAGGTGGAGGAGTTGGTGGTGGTGCTGGAAAGGGTGGTGGGTTTGGAGCAGGAGGTGGTGTTGGTGGAGGTGCAGGTGGCGGAGGAGGTTTTGGAGGCGGTAAAGGTGGAGGAATTGGTGGTGGTGTCGGAAAAGGTGGAGGGTTTGGAGCTGGAGGTGGAGTTGGTGGTGGTGCAGGGGGTGGAGTAGGTGGTGGAGGAGGTTTTGGAGGCGGTAAAGGTGGAGGAGTTGGTGGTGGTGCTGGAAAAGGTGGAGGGTTTGGAGCTGGAGGTGGTGTTGGTGGTGGTGCAGGGGGTGGAGGAGGTTTTGGAGGCGGTGAAGGTGGAGGAGTTGGTGGTGGTGCTGGAAAAGGTGGAGGGTTTGGAGCCGGAGGCGGTGTTGGTGGTGGTGCAGGGGGTGGAGTAGGTGGTGGAGGAGGTTTTGGAGGTGGTAAAGGTGGAGGAGTTGGTGGTGGTGTTGGAAAGGGTGGTGGGTTTGGTGCAGGAGGTGGTGTTGGTGGAGGTGCAGGTGGCGGAGGAGGGTTTGGcagtggtggaggtggtggcaTTGGCGGTGGGTCAGGTCATGGTGGTGGACTTGGAGCAGGAGGAGGAGCAGGTGGAGGCCTTGGTGGAGGTGCAGGAGGCGGCGGTGGCGCCGGTGGTGGTGAAGGAGGTGGTGTTGGTGGTGGTGAAGGAGGTGGTGTCGGTGGCGGTTTTGGCCATGGTGGAGGTGTTGGAGCAGGTGGTGGAGTAGGAGGTGGCATTGGAGGTGGAGCTGGAGGAGGTTCTGGACATGGTGGTGGATTTGGTGCTGGAGGAGGTGTAGGAGGTGGAGCCGGTGGAGGAGTTGGAGGCGGTGGAGGAttcggaggaggaggaggtggtggtggaaaCTAA
- the LOC140006294 gene encoding uncharacterized protein produces MGSSQKRFCVFLLLFSVVFDLSITALGDGKLEKERWGDDDCGFGRRGCFGRRDRWGRRWGGGGFGGGAGAGGGGGGGFGGGGGGGLGGGAGQGGGIGAGGGVGGGAGGGVGGGGGFGGGGGGGVGGGLGHGGGFGAGVGAGGGLGGGGGGGAGEGGGGGIGGGLGGGSGHGGGFGAGGGIGGGAGGIGAGGGGGGGGGGGGGGGIGGGSGHGGGFGAGGGVGGGLGGVGGGGGGGGGGGGGGVGGGSGQGGGFGAGGGIGGGLGGGAGGGGGGGGGGGGGIGGGSGQGGGFGAGGGIGGGAGGGVGGGGGFGGGGGGGVGGGSGHGGGFGAGGGIGGGAGGGLGGGAGGGLGGGHGGGFGIGVGVGVGIGIGTGSGSAVGVGTGSGTGGGGGR; encoded by the exons ATGGGTTCTTCTCAAAAACGATTTTGtgtatttcttcttctcttcagCGTTGTTTTTGACTTAAGTATAACTGCTCTAGGGGATGGCAAGCTTGAGAAAGAGAGGTGGGGTGATGATGATTGTGGATTTGGTAGGAGGGGCTGCTTTGGTAGGCGTGATAGATGGGGAAGAAGATGGGGTGGTGGAGGGTTTGGTGGAGGTGCAGGTGCTGGAGGAG GTGGAGGAGGAGGTTTTGGAGGGGGTGGAGGTGGAGGTCTAGGTGGTGGTGCTGGGCAAGGCGGAGGGATTGGAGCAGGGGGTGGCGTTGGTGGGGGTGCTGGTGGCGGTGTTGGTGGAGGCGGAGGATTTGGTGGTGGCGGAGGTGGTGGTGTTGGAGGTGGGTTGGGCCATGGTGGAGGTTTTGGAGCTGGGGTAGGTGCAGGAGGAGGacttggtggtggtggtggtggaggagcAGGAGAAGGTGGAGGTGGTGGCATTGGAGGTGGCCTTGGTGGCGGATCAGGTCATGGAGGCGGTTTTGGAGCTGGTGGAGGAATAGGCGGGGGTGCGGGGGGTATTGGAGCAGGAGGAGggggtggaggtggtggtggtggtggaggcggAGGAGGCATTGGCGGCGGTTCAGGTCATGGTGGAGGATTCGGAGCTGGAGGTGGCGTAGGTGGCGGACTTGGTGGAGtaggtggaggtggaggtggaggtggtggtggaggaggagggGGTGTTGGGGGTGGTTCCGGACAGGGAGGAGGATTTGGCGCAGGTGGTGGAATAGGTGGTGGCCTTGGAGGAGGAGCAGGTGGAGGTGGcgggggaggaggaggaggtggtggaggcATTGGAGGAGGATCTGGCCAAGGTGGTGGATTTGGTGCAGGAGGTGGCATAGGAGGTGGGGCCGGTGGAGGTGTTGGAGGTGGTGGAGGATTCGGAGGAGGCGGTGGTGGAGGAGTAGGAGGTGGATCAGGGCACGGTGGTGGTTTTGGTGCCGGGGGTGGCATTGGAGGTGGAGCTGGAGGAGGTTTAGGTGGTGGAGCAGGCGGAGGTTTAGGAGGTGGCCATGGTGGAGGATTTGGTATTGGCGTAGGGGTTGGGGTTGGCATTGGCATTGGTACTGGTAGTGGCAGTGCAGTTGGAGTGGGCACTGGTTCTGGTACCGGAGGCGGCGGTGGCCGATAA